One Periophthalmus magnuspinnatus isolate fPerMag1 chromosome 4, fPerMag1.2.pri, whole genome shotgun sequence genomic window, gggagaagggagaggccAGAGGGGGAGCAGCCCGGGACCCTGCCAACAAACACATTCTTCTACTTCAGCCGCTCCAAAATTCACTATACATGAGTCATATTTCACAACAATATCTGCACTTAGCTATCGTGGGTTGTGAAAGGGAGGCCACCCATCAAGTCTGTCCAATGGAAaacttactttaaaaaaaaaataataataatattaagatTGTGTCCTTGAGAAGAGACATACAAACGGAATATGGAAATGGTAATAGTGGGTTTTTAAACAAGCTGGATACAATTAACTGTTTGAGCTTGGATTATGCCTTGCACTTTCAGAAAAACCTTATTGTAGAGGCTGGATAAGTCTGACCAATTCTATGCTCAGGGTTAGACTGCAGTACAGAAAACCATATActagatactaatcaatactataaCTAGAATTGAAACAGCAGGTATCTAtactaaataatacaaataaaaaagtcacattcacacaatAGAAatcaacctttcctgaatagctttagaatgatgttgacttgtatcagaacaagtataagacactatggaccactatggaacctttctggaccactgagggattacacagatataaggccacacggGAATAGAAAGAACTATGATTCAATGTTGAGTTTTAATTTtagaaatgttagtattgtgataACATTGCATCGTTCATTGTCAactccaaaacaaaaatgtgttaatgtaTGGAAATTCAACAGGGCACTGTTACTGAGCCAAAACTTTGCGGCCAAGTAAAAACAGTAAATtatttaaaggaacagtatgtacCTTTCTGGAGATGAGTAATCCAAGGAAAATCTAAAGTTAAACAAATCTTCataacattctccatagagagaTGAAGTTTattatattgtggaatattatagccaaaggaacaacatttccatggagacaagcaggaggaggcccactTCAtggacaaataagagtcaggtttgtggagatgcaagcccactcacagcaaggatgcatgttttacactgcaataaaaaaaacatcttttaaaaaaaaacatggttttattttattctatcatttggctaaaaaaaaaaaaaaaaagttacatactttgTTTTCAATGAGAGATGGACATTTCAAATGTAAGTGAGTGGGATTGGTTCAAATTTCAGGTGAAATGGCAAGCTAATGAAACTGGTACATAAACTACAGAAGCACAAATTAGCTGAAAAAATAAGGTCAACGTGAGAAAAATCCATTTTACCTAAAGGCACAGGGCTGTTAGATtgttaatcaaatcaaaaagacTTTATTTATCTCCAAACCAAACCCAGTGAGAAGACCTGTGTTTAGAGAGGGCAAAATGCTCCTTTGTAAGATCAAAAGCCAAATGAATCTAACAAGGGGAGGAACATTCATCTGATTTGGCCTTGagaaaaatgcagtaaaaacaGTCTCTGCGCAAACAACCAGCATATATGAGTATAAagttaatgtgatgtttttataaacataaaaacaaatgaacaaataaagacAGGTTAGTATTAGAGAAGAATTTAACCAGGGACTGATATAGCTTTGAACCAAatgaaaaacagtgaatcaccAGGAATCAGTGATTTAAACCTGACAGAGAAATTGCATTTCTGCTCTGTGCCAACCCCACAGTGCCAACAgcctcttgtctcttgtcttcaACTCTTGGGCAACTAcagtttattctacaacaaatgctttttgtctctaaatattttttattctctCATTTTGACATCTCTGGATAAATTAAATTAGGAAAACATTTTATGTTGTTATTCAAACTGTTCATTGTTTATTCAAAGTTagtatgaataaaaaacatatttcgaTTGCACGCATAAAAAGTCATGGTCAAATTCTTTCACTGTTCAAAACTACATTTAGGCTTCAAAGTTCAGTTAGAGAATGGCtgtatttgtgagttcacaaactcctGTATGATCTCAATCAGCTAAAAGTCGTTTTCACCATTGATCAGGCCTAAGCGTGTAAACTTTGTGAGCTCTGTATTCTTTGAGCCGGTGATGTGTCAGTCCGTGGAGTGTGGAGGAAACAGGAGAATTCACAAAGTTtaatgttttacattttaaatgaagGTGAGGTCTGTCCTGTCACCAGGACCTGAGGCCGCCTGGTCTGGGGCAGGTGGAGGGTCCCAGCTGATTTtaagctttttctcctcctttcgCAAACGATGCGAAGATTTTCTGCTTTTTAAGTCTTAAACACACCTCCGCTCAACCCTGACCCCACTCGGTCCAGGAACTAAAttcctcattcatttttcccgtagactttctgaaaaaaaaaaaaaaaagtttgaaagcttgttCAGGGCTAATCatctatgtggtaactaatgaccacaattttatttaaaaaatctgtttctgaaatgttATAAACCGCTAAGTTAGTAAAGCATTTTGCAATATAATTACTATTACGGATAAATCACTCATAACCAAAATGTACTGCAAAGCAACAGTTTACCCCTTAATATgttggtttaaaaataaaaaggtatgTATCCACTCCTCTCCACAAGAGGGCAGACTGGAGCACTGCGAGCACAAGTCAAGCGGAAGTCCGATTGTTTTTAGACCAAACTTGTGAAAAGTTGCGGTGGTTCCGAGAGCGCAGTGCTTGTGTGTGCGCCATGGATCTGAAATAATGCGCTATGGTGTGAGGAGTAAAACTGTCTTTTCTGCGCGCGGATAGACCGCACTTGAAGAAGGCAGTCCACTGAAAAGCACGGGTCGTGGAGCTGCAGACGGAACATATTTGACATTGTTTAGAGTAGCTGCCAACTTCGCCCTGCTCCTTTTTGCAGTGGAATGTCGTAAACACGGTGACTAAACTCTACGGGATGGGTACTATGTGTTTGGTTGGGTGTGATCGCAGTTCTCCGGTGGTGCCCGTGTGCGCCAGACCGCGGTGTCGCCACTGATCGTCGGCCCACGGGACCCCGGTGGTGCCATGTCCGTGCAGCTGCTGCAGCCTGTCATCAGcccttctgtgtgtgtgtgatggccCAGTGCGGTCCTGCAGAGCCCAGCCCCGGTGCTAACGCCGCTGTGGAGCCCAGTGGAAAGCCTGTGCTGTTTGAGATCTTTGGAGAGATTTGGACTGTGCAAGCCCGGCTGGGGCAGGGGGTGTCCGCCTCCGTGTACCAGGTGAGCTCCGGCAGAGCCAGCACCGCAGCTGTCAAAGAGTTCCAGGCCGAGTCTCATGGAGGGGACTACGGCTTCCACAAAGAGAGGAGCGTACTGGAAGACATCCAGGGACACAAGAACATCGGTACACCTGCAGCAcaagcacacacatacacattttgaGGATATTACATTGATTTACATTAATTTCCTGTCTAACCATAACATATTTTAACCCAtgtctgaactttaaatcacgttattagtctaataataaataaggaTTGACATCATGGGGGACCTGATGTTTTCCCCCTATGGTCTGAGTACAAATCATGGTCTGACAGTGACAGAACTGTAAAGCATGTATAATGTATGAGGTGTGTGATGTGTTGCAGTGACTTTGTACGGCGTGTTCACACACCACAGTGGCCTGGGGGTGTCCACACGCTGTCTGCTGCTGGAGTTGCTGGACGTGAGTGTCTCCGAGCTGCTGCTGAGGGCTGGCACCACACGCTGCCACAGGTCAGTGGGAAACATCCTGTGCAATCATGACTGTAAAGGACTTGCTGTTTGTGGTCAGATGTTGATTCTCTGTCCCCATAGGCAGCAACAGGGTCACTCCATGTGGCTGGTGCAGCACTGTGCCAGGGATGTTCTGGAAGCTCTGGCCTTCCTCCACAGAGAGGGCTATGTCCACGCTGACCTCAAACCACGTAACATTCTGTGGAGCGCAGACGACCAGTGCTTCAAACTCATCGACTTCGGCCTCAGCTTCAAGCAAGGAAACCAGGTGAGCTCCTCCCATGGTCTGCATGGTAACCTGAGTATACCTGACATGTCATAGACACCCAACAGCGTTGCTTCCTCACTTTCTAACCTGCACTATGgttgctgcttctgctgctgaaATAAAATGGGCCGCACTTTCCTTTGTTCTCCCAGCAGTAAACCCTGTACATTTTAGTTACAACTGATTCATCATTTCTCACTGTGGACACTCTCAGTCCACATGACAGCAGTATCTGCATTGGTAGAGACGCTCACCCTCCTGATATTGGCTCTGGTGctcctcatgtctgtgtgaGTAACTGTACTTAAAGCTGGTATGAGACAGAGCTGGGATCTTAAAAGCTTTGCTATTCTTTGATACACTTTGACATGCATTGACAcactttttactgttatttaAGATCTgttgtggttttaaaatgtaggATGTGAAGTACATCCAGACCGACGGGTACCGGGCCCCAGAGGCTGAGTTGCAGAACAGCCTGGCTCAGGCCGGGGTGGAGCTAGAGATCCACTGCACTGTAGCTGTGGACCTATGGAGTCTGGGCATCATCCTCCTTGAAATGTACTCAGGAACCAAGCTCAAGGACACTGTGCGTTCACACGAGTGGGAGGTACGATGATACATGTTGGCTCAAATCAGCTTTCTATCCCACAGTACAatggtccctcactataatgcggttcacctttcgcggcctcgctgattttttatttttttttggtggaatttttgcatgcttttttttttttttttacagcgtatgaacgcaCATtatgttctgcatcctgattgactgtagaccattgtcagtcagtctcctctgtgccatgtctcctgtacagtacagaatgcttTCAGcctaatttacataaatgttcgatcgtagtgtgactctgaagtgctgtatgtttgcaaattTTCACTCAGACAAatcccacaatgtcgatgaaacgttctgcacttacagatttcagaaatgctttggacttaagtgtttttcTGTACATAGAGgccgcctctgtggataccactggagcagaggcacataaacaacaaatttatatttattaatttcgaGGAAGGAGGATATAATAtgtgaaggtttgaactttgagagtgtttaaacaagagagaaatgtgagaaaatgttaatgcctgtctgataaaagtgtttaaagtgtgtggtgaggggttttatagccttaaaacatatacaataattgtaaaaagaaagctcactacttcgcggatttcgcctatttcgggttatttttagaacgtaacctccacgataaacgagggaccactgtattgcaAACATAATAATGTTCTCATGATACTAATATTGCGAAAGTGATTTTGACTGCTAAGAATAGAATTGATACTGATACTggaatactgattccgataccacagtgattaaaaacaacactctttctttagattGATTGATAGATTgtgattttgaacattaaatcgtaatactttcttttacattaccatgtggccttatatttgtgtaaccctcagtcattcaggtaGGTTCCGTAGTGGTCCATTTGCGTATTTTACTCTATGTGgtcaactcaagatcattctaaagttattcaggaaagttaCATTAATAGCTTCAGGGCTGTGCAATGAATCCAGTTTCATTGCTCTAATCCAGCCCTAATCTAGGTCTATTCCACTCGCAGCCCAGGGGTTAGATCGGGCCCTCCGCATGATCTAATCGGCTCCCAGCCTAtgttcaaaatattaaaatattttctctTATTTACTGGGTTTGTAAATCCTTGTTTTATTCTGGGTTAGCACCAGTGTAGTCCTTTATTGctgctgtagacctggtttaatcttagtttaattatgggttagtcctggttctgaccaGTTGGTACTATTCTAGTCTTTAGTTGAATATGTGTTCATTACTGCATTGGCAATTTGCAAAGCAGTGTGTGAAaccttttgcattttatttttggtatatTTAAACAGATCTAGTGTTTGAGATATTTTTGTGAGCCCCAAGCGGTACACCTCTCTGGCCCAGTGGCCATGACCCCCTGAAAAATGTTAACCTCAGGAAAATGTAGTTGCATAGCCCTGCTCAGATCGATTATcgattattttaaatgtattaaatatgcACATACATGCTTTCCTTGAGTGAAAAAGCCACTATAGAAAGCCTATTCAGAACTGCATTCTAACTTAACATAAATTGAGGGATGAGAAAAAGTATATTCTTGTGTGTGGCTGCTTTCTTCTGAAAAGgatttctcctctctcctgttaaTGGCTTAGCCGAGGGGTAGAACATGATGAGATGTAAGTCGAGAAGGTGCAGTTCCCCTACTAAGTGCTTAATAGGGTAGTcagaaatattgaaaatcagatggaTATTGAAGCTAGCAAACAAGGTACTgaaaacatcacattcacagaacaaaaacaaacctttcTTGTATCAGAACACGTATAAGACCACGCCtaaaacctacctggatgactgagggattacacagatataaggccacatggatcATAGAACATGGATTACCAGTAgttgttgtctttgttttctTAACGTCTGCCTTCCTCAGGACAACAGTGCAGCTGTTATTGACAAGATCTTTGGCAGCAAGAGTGAGGCGCACCCTGCTATTCCCGTGTACCACCTCCGAGACCTGATCAAGAGGTAACTCTCACAAGACCTGACTGTTCCTCCTGTGTTCTCCTGACCAtctgtctgctcctcatgtTCTCCTGACCATCTGACTACTCCTCTCATGTTCTCCTGACCATCTGACTACTCCTCTCATGTTCTCCTGACCATCTGACTACTCCTCGTGTGTACTCCTGACAATCTTGACTGTTCCCTATGTTCTCCTAACCATGTGACTGTTCCTCCAATATCCTCCTGACAACCTGACTGCTCCTCTCATGTTCTCCTGACCATCTGACTTCTCCCCCAATGTCCACCTGACCATCTAATTGCTTCTCCAGTGTTCTTCTGACCATCTGACTGCTCTCCTCATGTTCTCCTGCCCATCCGACTGCTCTTCATGTGTCATTCTGATatgttaaaaagtgcaaatgtcAGCCCGATATTTCAGCCAACCAATATATTAGTACCTCTAATAGTAACCATTGCTTTCAGCGGTGCAGGCTCTAGCTAAGAATGGTGGAATATTAAGAACATTTtcatttagattagattttttggCTGCTTTGTGTAACAATTGGTGATAATTGTTATCCAAGGAACCTTTATTTATAAATCAAAGGGTCACCTGGCCcctggtgtgtgtctgtgctagTTAAGTCAACAATTAAACCACATGGTACCACAACACAAGCTAGTGAAGTGGTGGTTTTAGGTCGTTTTCATGCTGCCACAAGATTGGCGCGCTTGGGCTGGTCTGAACCCAGCAGTCACCTTCTGAACCTCAATAAATAGCCGGTCCAAGAGCGCTTGAAACAAGACACACAGTCGTATTTACGGGTCTTAGTCCCGACCCCAGCATGCACTAGATTTGGTTCTGTTTACTTTTGGGTCGGCCTTACACCacgcatcattcaccccaaacacccaCCATGAGCCACGAGAGAGTTCATCAGCTGATCATcgaacttatttctatgaccaCGCGCTTTAAGGTGACAGAGCCCCTTTTCTTTCACTTGTGGCTAAAAACACCAGATTGTACGCACTGGTGGCGAGGAGGACAAGATAAAGCTTTTGGAATGACACATGGACCAGTCGAGGCTCAGCTGCACAGATAGATGCAGGATACTTTCACTGATATTAAGTTAATCCAATTTGCCTCCTCAGAGGAGCATGTTAAACAGCAGCTCTTCAACGCCCATTCATAAAAAATCTGATTcgagcactttttttttttttacccaattccaagcacttttatTGTCACAGCGGACTGTGTTCACTCTGCACTCGCCCTGCCCCAGAGTGCAGGTTGAGCCGCTCCAAGACCTCCTGTTTCAAGGGCTCTTGGACCGGCGGTTTACTGCGGTCCAGAATACGACTGTTGGTTTCACAATGGCCCAAGCGCACCATTCTCTCAGAGCAAAGGCTTTTGTACGCTGacctaactagtggcagtgtgaaaatgacctaagCTACATAACATATGTTGACAGTTCTCATCAAATAAACACCTATCGCAGCATGTGTCTGCACtgcacttatatatatataatcaaaaCGATACCAGTGACCTCTTGAGAAGTCCAAGTTTAGAGGCTATTTCTCGATATGTGACTATATTTCTATCAAAATATTGTCTCTTTGTTCCACTGTTCTCCTGACCTTTTGATTGTTCCTCTTGTGTTCCCTTGTCTCGATCCACAGCATGCTGGTGAAGAATCCTCAGCAGAGATGCACTGCAGCCACTGCACTGCTCAGCCCCTTCTTCAGTATCCCCTTTGGTAAATGCCCACCATGTTCACAGGAAGGAGTTAGACGTCTATTGTAGTAttatttattgatactttgcaattTATTGATGCCCAGCTGTTGCCACGGTGACTCAATGCACACTTGCACACAGCCTGATAAGTTTTTAGACTTAGTCTGaagactcaagaaaaaatacaaaattaaaacaacacattctTAGGTGCCTGTGATCTatatggtcctgtttagatgtttgattttcaacaaaaaaggtgagcgtgactaactgaaaactgtTTATTAATGCTATcttgtaactgtaatgttatttgagagggacttgtttaacagcacaaatcagctcacctgttgtagttctttGTGGTCTAATTTTtctaaaacaaagctcaggttaaagtctaacttgagtaacagagccttaaacagaacagagcctacagttagcatcacatcccaGATAATATGGATGACATCAATTCCTATCAAATGTCTAAATCTGcgctgtgtgtgcgtgcatatgTGTGTACAGCCCCACACATTGAGGAGCTGGTGCTGCTGCCCTCTCCTGTTTTGCGCCTGCTCAACCTCATCGATGACAGCCACCTGCATAATGAGGATGAGTATGAAGGTAACTCTTCTACCGGTGTTTGACCTATTGGAataaggacagagagaggagaagagggagagaagagacgcagagtgagagggggaaaggaaagatggagaaaagagatgggagaggagacgagatgGAGGTAGCTGAGAGGATGTAAGGATAAGAGAGGCATggaagagagaggcagggattttttttaattcccaGTAAAAGTTCAAGAAGCACTGCTATAGACCCTTAAAAAtacttgatactttgcagtgacatcatgctgggggtgttcttcCTGCATGCCTATAGAGGgatattcagcagttaccatggtgacacaatccaCACATAACAACCGaacatgtttttagattgtATGAAAAGTCTGTGTAAGCCAGTTATGAttcatggtaaaagaaaaatattattctACATACAAaaactttttagtttttttttttttttgtccagttgacaaaatacattttttcttttaccatgattgtctgaaaactcaagatcAATATGAGTGTTCATGGCTCTGTTtatatgtttgattttcaacaaaaaaggtgagggtgacaaactgaaaaatagtagtggctaatgctaactagcttgtgactcTAATGTTATTTGTTTAACGGCAAAATTTCTGTAAGCATTTGTTTAGTAAAACCATAAATTCACAATTTGAATatccataaaataaacaaataatgtaaaatacaaaTGTCTTTAAACTGGGCTCTGATATCATTCACATGTATGCGAGTAGTTTTCATTTGTCTCATgtgctgtatttttgttttttccccccagACATCTTGGAGGACATGAAGGAGGAGTGTCAGAAGTATGGCACTGTGGTGTCTTTGCTTATTCCCAAAGAGAATCCCGGCAAAGGACAGGTTGGGACAAGTTTTCATCATGGGTTTTTCCATTTGAATTTTGATCAGCaatttttgtagtatttttttattaactttAAAGTATACACACTATTCAAATTGTATATCTTCAAAACAGCATTCACAATATTTTCTAAATATCACACACCTCTAGATTGAACTATTCTTTTTACACTAGCCACAAACGTTGATATTTGAAGTGTTAGTGGATGATAAGCCACCAGATCAAAatgatgtatttgtgtgtatatgtgtgtgcatgtgtctgtgcgtgtctgtgcgtgtctgtgcgtgtctgtgcgtgtctgtgcgtgtctgtgcgtgtctgtgcgtgtctgtgcgtgtttgtgcatgtgtctgaGGCAGGTCTTTGTGGAGTACTCCAGCTCCAGTGATGCCAAAGAGGCCCAGAGACTGCTGACAGGACGCACCTTTGACGGGCGCTTTGTGGTGGCCACCTTCTACCCT contains:
- the uhmk1 gene encoding serine/threonine-protein kinase Kist isoform X1, which encodes MAQCGPAEPSPGANAAVEPSGKPVLFEIFGEIWTVQARLGQGVSASVYQVSSGRASTAAVKEFQAESHGGDYGFHKERSVLEDIQGHKNIVTLYGVFTHHSGLGVSTRCLLLELLDVSVSELLLRAGTTRCHRSQQGHSMWLVQHCARDVLEALAFLHREGYVHADLKPRNILWSADDQCFKLIDFGLSFKQGNQDVKYIQTDGYRAPEAELQNSLAQAGVELEIHCTVAVDLWSLGIILLEMYSGTKLKDTVRSHEWEDNSAAVIDKIFGSKSEAHPAIPVYHLRDLIKSMLVKNPQQRCTAATALLSPFFSIPFAPHIEELVLLPSPVLRLLNLIDDSHLHNEDEYEDILEDMKEECQKYGTVVSLLIPKENPGKGQVFVEYSSSSDAKEAQRLLTGRTFDGRFVVATFYPLRAYRRGYLYQTLQ
- the uhmk1 gene encoding serine/threonine-protein kinase Kist isoform X2, which gives rise to MAQCGPAEPSPGANAAVEPSGKPVLFEIFGEIWTVQARLGQGVSASVYQVSSGRASTAAVKEFQAESHGGDYGFHKERSVLEDIQGHKNIVTLYGVFTHHSGLGVSTRCLLLELLDVSVSELLLRAGTTRCHRQQQGHSMWLVQHCARDVLEALAFLHREGYVHADLKPRNILWSADDQCFKLIDFGLSFKQGNQDVKYIQTDGYRAPEAELQNSLAQAGVELEIHCTVAVDLWSLGIILLEMYSGTKLKDTVRSHEWEDNSAAVIDKIFGSKSEAHPAIPVYHLRDLIKSMLVKNPQQRCTAATALLSPFFSIPFAPHIEELVLLPSPVLRLLNLIDDSHLHNEDEYEDILEDMKEECQKYGTVVSLLIPKENPGKGQVFVEYSSSSDAKEAQRLLTGRTFDGRFVVATFYPLRAYRRGYLYQTLQ